The Procambarus clarkii isolate CNS0578487 chromosome 50, FALCON_Pclarkii_2.0, whole genome shotgun sequence sequence cctccctccttccttccttccatccctccctccctccctccttccttccttccatccctccctccctccttccttccaaccctccctccctccctccttccttccaaccctcccaccctccctccttccttccttccttccatccctccctccctccctccctccttccttccttccatccctccctccctccttccatccctccttccttccaaccctccctccctccctccttccttccaaccctccctccctccctccttccttccttccatccctccctccctccttccttccttccatccctccctccctccctccttccttccttccatccctccctccctccctccctccttccttccttccatccctccctccctccttccttccttccatccctccctccctccttccttccttccatccctccctccctccatccttccttccttccatccatccatccatccatccctccctccttccttccatccctccctccctccctccttccttccatccctccctccctccctccttccttccatccctccctccctccctccctccttccttccttccatccctccctccctccttccttccatccctccctccttccttccatccctccttccttccatccctccctccatccttccttccttccatccatccatccatccatccctccctccttccttccatccctccctccctccctccttccttccatccctccctccctccctccttccttccatccctccctccctccctccttccttccatccctccctccttccttccatccctccctccttccatccctccctccctccttccatccctccctccctccttccttccatccatccatccatccaaaaTTTTAAGAAACATCTGGTTACCTGGGTCAAGCGTGTTAGGCTTATCAGTGAGCCGGTCCCCACCACAGaccatatctgccatcgaccgggacaggcacccacaaAGGTAAGCACCAAAAAACAAACCCTATTCTAGTTAACAACAGAAATTatcaaatgagtggacagaactccccaaaagaaaaacgagcaaacaagcatgcctTCATACGAgctgcgccgcatgtctgcgcagtgaagattgaaccagtgaagagcagaggtgccataggcacaatcagagaacactgtataaatatcaggggtccgcggttgttcaacgtcctcccagcgactataagaaatattgccggaacaaccgtggacatcttcaagagaaaactggacggttttctaagagaagttccagatcaaccgggctgtggtgggtacgtggcccggcgggccgcttcaagcaacagcctggtggaccaaactctcacaagtcaagcctggcctcaggccgggcttggggagtagaagaactcccagaaccccatcaaccaggtatcaaccaggcagctccccccctccctgggaggggaaagggggagccctagACCCCTTGAGCCGACGATCCCCACCCCCAGTTCTGAGGCGCGATAtaaaaaaaatgtgaaaaaacgccgaccaggagggagggacggttgcaggagagcctctgggactcaactagaaaatggtgtttcattatattcaacgctggctTTCTAGGggaagcccctatggctccccggagctacttcaccaaagacaatAGAAAAAtaggggacttacccgggaggcggttggTGCTCCACTCCTCAACTCCAAGTCGAGACAACGGGCTGCAACTGCcatcccaaagcaacacaggctcgATTGAGCCCAGGAACGTTCATGAGGTAGTGTGaaaccaggaccctgttcgaccgccaaaaaccccgtgccctaatgtcagcccaagacatgttgccaaagacggagcaagagcagcaaacttacgaatgtcatgggcacggggatagatcgcaggctggctagatttaattaccctgcggacaacctgagagacccgaacccgcgagcagggaagaaaggaaaccagatcaacccaaagtgcgtccCCAGACACAGAAGCCTTGGCGCACAGATAACGGTGGAGGGCcgcagacacaacacatgatgaacCCCCGGCCTGACAaaacaagcatcaacaacccaaggacccctccggaaggcACCAGTCTCATTCTTCTATCTTCAGAAGAATGCCTCATTCTTCATTCTTCATTCTTCTCATTCGTCAGCAGAGACGAATgattctggcagagccaactgaatgagtcggcgtcgaccgtccattccgtggacaggggaatgaactggGACAGGCCATCAGCCAGGACGTTGGATACCCCCccaacgtgaaccgccaggagagtcaaaccccgagaactcagcaaacgagtcacccgaagcaaccAACCCCAAAAAGCCAAGGATCACATCGAACCCCCtcagttcagacaatgaaccacctgggagcagtccgaatggagccagatTGTTGATCCACGGGCAAACCCGAACCCTCCGTTGAAAACAATGAACAGCACTAAGagaagactggagctggagctACATAACTGTGCACGATCCCATCAGAAGAGGAACTGTTGTGGGGattgccggcgcgggggtctggggctcccccttccggggaggggagagctgcgcagacatgcggcgcgactcgtgtgatgtcatgctagtttgcccatttttttttggggggggggggggggggggagttctgtccacttgtttggcGATTTTCGTTGTtagccagaataggggtttgttttgtggaacttacctttctgggtgcctttcccagtcgatggcagatatagaatgctccaaatcacatgtgcatttgtttgggccattgctccttgtgcctctgtgaggggggccaggttctggctcgtggtccctggtaggcctagaactccagccacatcgactgatgcaaaatagttaggggtatccatatcagccatggataggtcCGGGAAGCcgcaggggctccccccagaaaagtgcTGGACCAAtcaagctgtggtgggtatgtgggcctgcgagtcgcttcaagcaacagcctggtggaccaagctctcataagACAAGCCTGGACTTGGgcagggcttggagagtagaactcccagaaatccatgaagcaggtatcaagcaagtaactagctgcaaccgccgaccaatGCAACACATGCCTTACCAGGTCCAGAGACACTGACAAGGTAGCGTGCGGCCaaaaccctgttcgacctccaaagaccccgtgcccgaatgtcaacccaggacatgttgccaaagacggcagccaaagcagcaaacttatgaaCGTCGTGGGCACAGGGataaaccgcaggctggctagacttaataaccctacagacgacctgagagacccgagcccgggaacagggaaggagggaaattcccgtcaacccaaagcgcatccctagCCACCAAAGCCGTGGTGTGCAAATAACGGCAGAGAGTCATAACCGGACACAgctcatgatgcacccccggcctgaccaaccaagcatcaacaacccaaggacctacCGGAAAGTAGcagtcattctttgccagaaaagaaggagacggctgtaaTCAGACAAATCTACCACcaggaccgaaggagcagaagcccctgtgctggaggagagcatgaagctccccgacccaacccccccaaggccaatgccaacaggaaaaagagtcttggaaaaacaatcctggaccgaaggggccacaacaaaccgagaagggagaaaagagagcacttggttcaaagaccaggacggctcagggggTGTATAAACAGGCCATaggtgaaacaaagcatgagACAGCTTGTGGAATgaggcagaagtaacatcaacaccaaatgcaagctgaagcggctgcgCCAGCGCTACATGATACGAGAAGACAGTATTCGGCaaaagatgacggtcctggaacaaccacaaaaggacaaaacaaccctatcagagaccaaaCGACACCTACACAGTGATAGGAAAAACTGGAAgaaccaccaggaaacttcatactgccgcatatacgaagcacacaggtgggagaccaataaaGAAGCCACCTGTGCCCCATACAAGTTATGATCGACTTAAGTCAGAAACTCCAGATGCGAAGACTCAAAGAGAAGAATGAATCAGGTTCGTACCGggctggaccgatctgctgaaaaagGTGGAGCAACGGGAAGACCctcaggttcggacaccgagcaagcagtgcctgaaaccaaagctgggccggccaccaaggcgcCAGAGGGACAACTCtcccttggtaagtctccaagcgagctaggactgggagcaacagctgaactgaggaaaagaggtacaggtaaccccacctcgcccagtcctgcctgaaggcgtcGACCCCGATGGCCTCACAGTCGGGAAAGGGCGCCAAGAATACCAGGAGACACTTCCCATGTCCGGGGTTCCtataaccaaaatggggcagcctcagggcatccggggaagcaatgaATCCatcgcgttgcagcaacctaaatcaGGCATGCAACGCCTCTGCCGCCTGCATCCTCATATCATGTACAGTTGCTTGGGTAACCTGGAGCACGTACAAGGAACAAAAGTCGCACAACTCCGGGTCAAACGAATCACCGACCCGACAGGCAGCATGGGGGAGGCACCTGTGATTGTCATcccgagacaaggggacagagttgaccagaccacacactagaaggtgaagggacgacgacgtttcggtccgtcctggaccattctcaagtcgattgtcacaatcaacttgagaatggtccaggacggaccgaaacgtcgtcgtcccttcaccttctagtgtgtggtctggtcaacatactttagccatgttattgtgactcatcgcctgcattaggggacagagcaaccatcaACCTCGCACGAAACGAGAGAGGACTCAAGGGTCGCATCCAGCCGACCATGAAGtccccgtggggtttcccagggccttaGTGTCACGCTAaggaaagcccaggcagggttatcttgaggttatcttgagatgatttcggggctttttaagtgtccccgcggcccggtcctcgaccagacctccacccccaggaagcagcccgtgacagctgactaacacccaggtaccttatttactgctaggtaacaggggcatagggtgaaagaaactgtgcccattgtttctcgccggtggctGGGATCGAGAGGGTACTGCAAACCggtgcccaaaactaccaagcaatcttctaaagctgaacccccgggacatgtCCACTCATAGGGGCCAAGCAGGGAGGGGGGTACCACCATAAACATTGAGATGTCTAGCAAAAGACCCCCAAGTATAGATAGAGGGCAACCAACCAAAGGCAGACCTTCCTGCCAAGCAGgggaaacaaaaacaaaagataaaccctgcaagaggacaacgtacccaggcagaacagagccggccgctacattaggtgaaaactagctgtgcagtagcctGCACCCCCTACCAGTGAcaaaaactacctcctacccagaggcaaacaagggcaacaaaaaccccagctgactccaagggcagccaagtaccgagcagtaaaagacacagcagaggtaggcccaaggtgacttgtggaaggaggccccaagccccaagggcagtacttaccagACTCCTAGAGAAGAAaacccctaggtgcatgcagcccgagtaccgtggaatATTACTCCTGGCTCTCACACCACCTGTAGAGAAAGCCCACACCACAAGTCACAGAACTGAAAACAGAAACTAGAGCCAGAGGTACCCGATCAGCCAgtatcacatcagccaagaactgccggTTTGATCGCTAACGCGAGGGTCtgggactcccccttccccctcccgggaagggaggggtattgtgcagacagcggcgcggcaactTGATATCATGgtcgtttgctaattttcgttggggagttctgtccactcgtttggcttTCGGTAACAATATTTTcactagaataggggtttgttttggggtgcccacctttctgggtgccagacccggtcgatgacagacatagaatgctcctaaCCAcacggggtttctataggccattgctcctcgcgcctctctgagaggggccaggttctggcttgtggtcttcgtaggcaagaactccaagcactttgactggtgccagaaagctaatagttagatatcagcctggatagctccggggagccgaaggggctcccccagaaaacaaacttaaatattattAGGCCTATTATAGCATATAcagcatatgtactatattaggcctcagaaaaCATGCATTAGGCCTAGAAGGATTAGGTTAAGTTTTCCTTGCAACCTCAGTATGAAAATTTTtgcagtttgtccaaattcaatagtactgaTTTTTACTTTCTAATTGCCTTGTATGTTAATATATGTACGATAATCCTCACTGTTACTTTAAGTAGTACCTGAAGAGGGGGATGGGTTGTACTATTCCATCATACCAACTATAATAATTTCTGTATACCAGATGTTCTTGGCTCTCATTTTTTACTGGTGAGATTATACTCATCTCATTCTTTACACTACTATACACAGCACtttaatttctctctctctctctctcttctgtcatTACATGCAGGCACTTTGAACTGTGACACTAAGTCAGTCATTGTCCCATACTATACTTAATTTATTTCCAGACTTAAATCTGTCTTACTCTCTCTTCTTTTCTACTTTCACTCATACATTTACTTAATGTCATTCTAACCTTTAAATTTCTTTCAGCTTTGTTTTACACAGACATGTCACATCAAGCTTTCCATCCTTAATTAAAAGCTTTCACCACATTGCCACATAAACCTACCTTGGATTCCTGGGGCCTGGGGAGGTGTAGACTGGACCAGGGGAGAATCGTGCACTTTGTGGAGAAGAATGTGAGAGGTGTAGAGcagagtgcaccacacactaaatACTTGTGTCATTCAACTATGCTAAGCACAGCAATCTGGCATTTAACATTTACACCTATTTTAGTAAATAATTTAACAAACATTTCTTGTACTTAATCATAAAAGAATTTTTACAAGTAGCAAGCCTTCGAACAGCAATTCCCCAGACAGATGAGAACTATAAACCATTAGATGAAATTTGCAAgagtacaaaataaaataaaatgcatGAAAAATGTTGACATGAATGACAATTAAAATTTCAATCAACATAATTTGAGCTGTTAAGATAGAGCACTTGGTCTCAACAGGAATGCAATATTGCCCCCTGTGGCATACACTTGAAATAATTCCAGGTCATAGATTAGATAAACACACATGGATTTCATTGTCAACTGAAAGGAGATGATATCTGCTTTTGACTTTGATGCTGGTTAAATGAGAAAAATTAAACACAAAAATACATTTACATATGATTAGAATTAGCATATTTATCACTACCTCTTGCAGAACCCTTAGTTACCTAGGGGTTCCGCTGAGCCAAGTTTGAGAAACGATGGATAGAGAAAACGCATAATAACACAATTACTCAATTTGGATAAGTTATTGTCTGACAAACTAAAGAACAACTTGGTCAATCATAAGCTATATATATGGAAGGTTTTTTTCTCTTAGCCAATGCATGCATACAGAATGAGTTGCATCTGACCACAAATGCTAGAATAAAGAGAATACCCATAATTTCACTGAAatttgataaaatgttttcaGGTGCATTCAACAATGTTTTTCTCATCATGAACTTTCATGTGCTTCAATAGGCAAGAATTTTCTGTAAATGattttagacatactgtacagtgataaggcttctctccaGTATGACCTCTAATGTGATTTGCTAGAGATGATTCATCCTCAAAATCTTGATGACACTCTACACACTGATGTATAGTATTCACTGAATGAGTTTTCATATGTTTTACTACAGTTTGTTGATCTGTGACATCTTCACAAATCTCTGAGCTCTCATGTGGTTTATCACCTGCATGAACTCTCATATGTTTAACTAGACATGATTTATCAGTAAATTCTTCAAGACATTCTGAACACTGATGTGGATTATCATTTTTATGATTTCGCATATGTTTAACTAGAGATGATTCAAATATGAAGTCTTCAAGACACACTGAACACTGATGTGGTTTATGTCCGGTATGAGCTCGCATGTGTTCAATTAGAGATGACTCTTCCATGAAGATTTCAAGACACATGGTACATTGATGTGGTTTAACCTCAGTATGAATATTCATATGTTTAACTAGTGAtgattcatctaagaattcttcaAGACATTCTGAACACAGATGAGGTTTATCCCCTGAATGAGTTTTCATATGTTTAAGTAGAGATGATTCATCCATAAAGTCTTCAAGACATTCTGAACACTGACGTGGTTTATCATTTTTATGACTTCGCATATGTTTAACTAGAGATGATTCAAACATGAAGTCTTCAAGACACACTGAACACTGATGTGGTTTATATCCAGTATGAGCTCGCATGTGTTCAATTAGAGACGACTCGTCCATGAAGATTTCAAGACACACTGTACATTGATGTGGTTTAACCTCTGAATGAGATTTCATGTGGTTAACTAAAGATGATTCATCTATGAAGCCTTCAACACACTCCAAACATTGAAGTTGTTTATTCCTTTTATGAACTCTCATATGTATATCTAACAATGAGTTATCTCCGAAGTCTTCAAGACACTCTGAACACTGATGTGGTCTATCCTCCGAATGAGTTCTCATGTGCATTATAAGTGATGTTTTTTCTGAGAAGTATGTAAGACACTCTGTACACTGATACTGTCTGTCCTCAGTATGAACTTTCAGATGCATTTCAAGAGCTGATTTTTGCAAAAAGGTTTGGTGACACATTGAACATTTATATTTGTTATCAGTTGTGTGAATTTTCAAATGTTGCACTAGTTGagatttttggttaaaatttttaggACATAAGGAGCACTGAAATGGTCTCTTTCCTGTATGAAGTCTCATGTGTTTAACAAGATTTGATTTTACGGAGAAAtctttttgacactctgaacaacggtatggtttctctcctgtatgaactcTCATATGCTGTATTAGAGCAGAATTTTGTGAAAAATCTTTAAAACACACTGAACACTGAAGCGGCTGTTTTCCTGCATGACCTCTCATGTGTGTTGCAAGTGCAGATTGTGTGTCAAAGTcttttagacatactgtacactgATTTGGTTTGTCTTCATCATGAACTTTCATATGTTTTACAaggtttgattttattgcaaagtTTCTTTGACACTCCGAACACTGATATGGCTTTTCACCTGTATGAATTCTATTGTGTTTCACAAGAGATGACTTTTCAGAGAAGTCTTTAAAACACTCTGTACaccgatatggtttctctcctgtatgaactcTCATATGTTTCACTAGAGATGAATTTACTTTAAACTCTTTTAGACACACCGAACACTGAAATGGTTTCTCTCCCGTATGAATTCGCATATGTTTTACTAGAGATGACTTGCCAGAGTAGCATCTCAGACACACTGTACATTgaaatggtttctctcctgtatgaactcTCATATGTTGTACTAGAGCAGAATTGACTGCAAAAACTTTTAGACACTCTGAACACTGATACGGTTTCTCGCCTGTATGAACTCTCAAGTGCTTTACTAGAGATGATCTGATTGAAAAGGTTTTTGGACACACTGAACACAAATATGGTTTCTCTCCAGTATGGACTCTCATATGTTGAACTAGAGCTGATTTTACTTTAAAGTCTTTGAAACATTCTGTACAACGGTGAGGTTTTTTCCTGTATGAACTTAAAGATGTCTTACTAGATGTGATTTTAGAGGGAGGACTTTCAGAATCACTGATTACAGACATGGCTTCTGCTCTGTGACAGCTCTCATGTAATAATTTGCTAAATTATCTAAAAACTTAATACACTGACCACCAATGCAGCTTTTCTGTATGAACTTTAATATAGCATTAGAATGTAAGATTTTGGTGACTTTTTATAGAGACTTCAATACAATTTCATATCTCATTTGTTCCCAAGAAGACGAGAAGCCCAATAATTGTACCTTACACAAGTAGCCCGGTGGATGTCAAGAGTAGACTTTCATTCAtgactgaaaaataaaaaaaaaaaagatttatgAGAATTAACTAAATACTGGCTTCATTCCTTTACAAACAATAAGAATAAGTGCAATATAAAAAGCTGATGCAGGAAATTCTTTGGGGGACTACTTGAACACAAATATTCTCCACAACACAATTTAAAATGCAACATCAAAGTTAAACATGTTGTACTGTATAAGGCTAATTCATGATGCAAAAACCATGATAATTTTCCTCATTATAATTATATCATgtaatcattataattatatactgtataatctAAGAATTAGGTTTAGATTTACAAGCTTTATTTGCCAGTGACTTTAAAACATTAATACAGCTCTGGCTGTTTAGTGTCAACGTATTGTCAGCTCCATGTCACAAGTTGTTCCTGGCATTATTTCACCTCTGGCTTGTTCATGCTCCTCCTGGGCCAGCTTGGTCCTTGGACTAGGTTTTGTCTTTCCTCTcatttcatcagttttcagaattgttgctaggctacAATTCTGAAGCCTAGCCTACAGGGccttaacccctccccccccccttccccgcaagctgctaagggctatttggccTTTGTCACCCACAAGCGCATAAAAAAACTTATAAACCCGTTAATTTgcgttccctgatcacgggaaaaataacaaaaaaattgtaactggcatattttggccgcaatagggcaGGGAAGTCTAGCAAAAAGACGCGCTGACTCAGCAAGCATCGGGGAAGTTCTGCTTcgtcccagctgtcaggcaggagttgccacaaagatataattacctaattatttcaatgtcgccgattgattttttctttgttttttgcagtaatattattcaatagtgtgtagtgtgatatatttatataataaaatgtgtgaatcatcgctgtactcaaaattatggtgtgcatattattgattcaattattgtgttcataaaacaataaacaaatacttttGCAGTTATtaaactatatacacaggttatatataagtatctgcatgttttgttcaccataacgaaccactaagttgatattgtgagccaaaaagcaacgaggaccaCTCGTTGCTTTTTGCCACCACatcaccactccctccctcaaaaaCTCCTCAGTTGCCTACattctcccaccatactgtttttgcttttattcactacatacagacgttatatataattatctacatattttgttcaccataactgttcatctaagctgGCAAAGTGcaaaaagagcatagtggccacccttacacagcatgacaagtcaggaagatgatgccacctccctcaccaaaatatctTCTCCTAACACTTCTTTtgatgttattacactatatatatgcacgttatatataagtatctatgcactgacttgcttaaaccacaagtgaagtttAACAAACTTTAgacaacactcaccagtgggcctcgatctcagaaagcacaactaccttccagtagctgccataactagtatgccttagtccactacaccaacatcagacctttaaaagagatagaGATTTTGAGGTATTTACCCCAAATTTCTCTATCTCCCAGTCAGAGGtcaacaaaaaaccagcgttgaatgtaatgaaacaccattttctgggtgagccccggaggccccCTTGAGCTATCTTACTTATATATGCTATATTCATCTGGGGCGTCAgtcaatggagttctgcctaccaggtaccacgagccagaacctggccctcttagaggagcacagggagcaatggcccaagaAAAAACACCTTGTATTTGGGGATTACCCCATATCTGCCATCAACTGAcgtttggcacccagaaaggtaggcatctcaaaacaaaccccaattGGTAGGAAATTGTTAAAAACATGAAGACCAAACAgataaacagaactccccaaaggaaaaaaacaagcaaacaacaAAAACGTCATCCAATGCCACCTAGCCGCTTGTCTGCCCAGCTCTTCCTCCCTCTTAGGAGgggggtgttggaaatttccaaccccCAAATACTAAcccttagtgcaataatataacttATTATACTAGGAATTCATATTTACTAATATTACTAATAAGTAGCCATATATAGTAAATTCTTACTAATATTGGGGGGGCCCAGTATTGAGTCAATCCCCCAGTTCCCTCGAGAATAAATTATATAGTAGAACCTCGAGTGATGACCGCCTCAAATGGCgaccattttgggtaacgaacgcccCAATCGCCGACAATTTGTCTTGTTAGGCGACCAATCGTTTGAAtagcgtcaacaccacatggtgaggtctggggctgCTGCTCCCACATTCTCGGgtgcctccgacgatgcaaataattttttttttttaaagatgctaatgatgctgggatgtaaaggggtgactgatgtgatgttgcaaagcattggctttttttgtaaaaaaaaaaaaaaaaatactaaaaaaaaaaaaaagtttgttcggtgtttgtcaggtaggctgctccatgtttcttaaaaaaaaaaacatgaaaaatttcGAAAAAACAGAACAACtgtcaaaaaggttcattcggtgttcggcaggaaggctgctccatgtttctaaaaaaaaaaaaaaaaaaaaaaaaaaaaaaaaattgaaacaatTTGACAAACGAACAAATGCCAcataggttcgttcagtgtttgtaaaGTAGGCAGCTCCATTATTgagaaataaatgaaaaatacaaaacaaatggaacacatttgaaacaaagatagattgtcataatggacagcctacccaacaaacactgaactaacctttatggcatttgtctgtttttcaaattgtttcaactttttttttttaaagaaacatggagcagcctacctgccgaacaccaaacaaatttttttgttatttgttctgtttttttattttttttttttcaagaaacatggagcagcctacctgacaaacaccaaacgaaccttttgctataaaaaaatatgaaaaaaaaacagcattgaatgtaatgcaacgccaatttctgggtgagacccg is a genomic window containing:
- the LOC123772627 gene encoding zinc finger protein Xfin — encoded protein: MSVISDSESPPSKITSSKTSLSSYRKKPHRCTECFKDFKVKSALVQHMRVHTGEKPYLCSVCPKTFSIRSSLVKHLRVHTGEKPYQCSECLKVFAVNSALVQHMRVHTGEKPFQCTVCLRCYSGKSSLVKHMRIHTGEKPFQCSVCLKEFKVNSSLVKHMRVHTGEKPYRCTECFKDFSEKSSLVKHNRIHTGEKPYQCSECQRNFAIKSNLVKHMKVHDEDKPNQCTVCLKDFDTQSALATHMRGHAGKQPLQCSVCFKDFSQNSALIQHMRVHTGEKPYRCSECQKDFSVKSNLVKHMRLHTGKRPFQCSLCPKNFNQKSQLVQHLKIHTTDNKYKCSMCHQTFLQKSALEMHLKVHTEDRQYQCTECLTYFSEKTSLIMHMRTHSEDRPHQCSECLEDFGDNSLLDIHMRVHKRNKQLQCLECVEGFIDESSLVNHMKSHSEVKPHQCTVCLEIFMDESSLIEHMRAHTGYKPHQCSVCLEDFMFESSLVKHMRSHKNDKPRQCSECLEDFMDESSLLKHMKTHSGDKPHLCSECLEEFLDESSLVKHMNIHTEVKPHQCTMCLEIFMEESSLIEHMRAHTGHKPHQCSVCLEDFIFESSLVKHMRNHKNDNPHQCSECLEEFTDKSCLVKHMRVHAGDKPHESSEICEDVTDQQTVVKHMKTHSVNTIHQCVECHQDFEDESSLANHIRGHTGEKPYHCTVCLKSFTENSCLLKHMKVHDEKNIVECT